A region from the Desulfomarina profundi genome encodes:
- a CDS encoding ATP-binding protein, with amino-acid sequence MKNLPTPLYRFINKIIFSGVRDTHDSETKRKIVLFNIFSHITIFFLFILGIAAFVQKAFFLGFADAVMALVLLSLVVYLRFSGNQVFCARVAATLANLFFCYLFFTGGVNSTAFMWLYTYPTLSFFLLGPFGGSFATLVLFIFCLGFLSIDLTSSSINVYNVDFAIRFIPSFVVVYFFSFLLEQSRENAQNALVGKQEVLIHLVEKLKKKEKQLEVSQEELEQRVKERTAKLLDINQKLQKEIETRKIAEQERKRLEQELSSAQKMEMLGRLAGGVAHDLNNVLSGIVSYPDLLLTDLVTDDPMHGPLKTIKKSGEKAAAIVQDLLALARRGVIVKKNISLNSILNEYFQSPEYTNLCRANPEIIVEQNLAQDLKLLCGSPIHLQKAIMNLVINAFETINTAGKIILSTKNITLSSPLIGYEEIHTGDYVLLTVRDTGIGMTPEVLKKIFEPFYTRKKMGNSGTGLGMTVVWATVKDHNGYLNIESQPDEGTTISLYFPVSAANTSESATPLNNAQKLIHGTGQTILLVDDIEEQRNLGLSILEKLGYKAWCVSSGEETIKFIQQQPVDLLLLDMIMPPGIDGLETYRKILKINPDQKTIIISGFSENDRVRRALELGVKAYLQKPYNIEQMSIMLAHVLSSN; translated from the coding sequence ATGAAAAATCTTCCCACGCCACTGTATCGATTCATTAATAAAATCATTTTCAGTGGCGTGCGTGACACCCATGACAGTGAAACAAAACGTAAGATTGTTCTCTTTAACATCTTTTCCCACATCACGATTTTTTTTCTTTTTATCCTGGGAATAGCAGCTTTCGTACAAAAAGCTTTTTTTCTCGGTTTTGCGGATGCTGTCATGGCATTGGTCCTGCTCTCCCTTGTTGTCTACCTTCGTTTCAGTGGAAATCAGGTTTTCTGTGCACGTGTTGCTGCGACCCTTGCCAACCTGTTTTTCTGTTACCTTTTTTTCACGGGAGGAGTAAACAGTACCGCTTTCATGTGGCTGTATACGTACCCGACACTCTCTTTCTTTCTTCTGGGACCTTTCGGAGGAAGTTTTGCGACTCTGGTTCTCTTTATTTTCTGCCTTGGCTTCCTCTCCATTGATCTCACTTCCTCCTCGATCAATGTTTATAACGTTGATTTTGCCATACGTTTCATACCATCTTTTGTTGTTGTCTATTTTTTCTCATTTCTCCTGGAGCAAAGCCGTGAAAATGCCCAGAATGCCTTGGTCGGTAAACAGGAAGTTCTCATTCATCTCGTTGAAAAACTGAAAAAAAAGGAAAAACAACTGGAAGTTTCACAGGAAGAACTCGAACAACGGGTCAAGGAAAGAACAGCAAAACTTCTGGATATCAACCAAAAGCTGCAAAAAGAAATTGAAACAAGAAAAATTGCCGAACAGGAGCGAAAGAGACTGGAACAGGAACTGTCAAGTGCCCAGAAAATGGAAATGCTTGGCAGACTTGCCGGTGGAGTTGCCCATGACCTCAACAATGTTCTTTCCGGGATAGTCAGTTATCCCGATCTCCTGTTGACAGATCTTGTTACGGACGATCCGATGCATGGTCCACTGAAAACGATCAAAAAATCAGGGGAAAAAGCGGCTGCGATTGTTCAAGATCTCCTTGCTCTTGCACGAAGAGGAGTCATAGTTAAAAAGAACATTTCTCTGAACAGTATATTGAACGAGTATTTCCAGAGTCCTGAATACACAAATCTCTGTCGTGCAAACCCTGAAATTATTGTTGAGCAGAACCTGGCCCAGGATCTCAAACTGCTCTGTGGTTCACCAATTCATCTACAGAAAGCGATTATGAACCTGGTCATTAACGCCTTTGAAACAATTAACACTGCGGGGAAAATAATCCTTTCAACTAAAAATATTACCCTCTCCTCTCCCCTGATCGGTTATGAAGAAATACATACCGGTGATTACGTTCTCTTAACTGTCAGGGACACGGGAATCGGCATGACTCCAGAAGTACTAAAGAAGATTTTTGAACCGTTCTACACCAGAAAAAAAATGGGTAACAGCGGCACTGGACTGGGTATGACAGTTGTCTGGGCGACGGTAAAAGACCATAACGGTTATCTCAATATTGAAAGTCAACCGGATGAAGGGACAACTATTTCACTCTACTTCCCAGTCTCGGCTGCAAACACCTCTGAAAGTGCAACACCATTGAATAACGCCCAAAAGCTTATCCATGGCACGGGGCAGACTATACTGCTCGTGGATGATATCGAAGAGCAGAGAAATCTCGGGCTCTCGATTCTTGAAAAACTCGGCTACAAGGCATGGTGCGTTTCAAGTGGAGAAGAAACCATAAAATTTATTCAGCAGCAACCTGTAGATCTTCTCCTGCTTGACATGATAATGCCACCGGGAATAGACGGTCTTGAAACCTACAGGAAAATTCTGAAAATCAACCCGGACCAGAAAACGATAATCATCAGTGGTTTTTCCGAAAATGACAGGGTCCGAAGGGCCTTGGAACTTGGAGTCAAGGCCTATTTGCAAAAGCCCTACAATATTGAGCAGATGAGTATTATGCTCGCCCATGTTCTATCATCAAACTGA
- a CDS encoding acetate--CoA ligase family protein gives MDLSIDFAGITELMHGAHGEGRSFLFEYEVYSLLSRSGAETPPKSIFLPRGARFSDEELMALPGEKVVLKIVSPNIIHKTEVGGVRIIDKRPEKIRSAVRRMLYEVPENYAGWIDNNREASPPCYRELSGDKLEEAISADLKGILLVQFMPPDSMAFGNELIVGLRHTREFGMVISAGLGGTDAELYAERFRKGQAIVAALTEMNDGHSFFELFKPTIAYKKLTGLTRGQRRVVTNEQLIECFDSFIRMANYYSPSNLESPYVIEELEVNPFAFTDYLMVPLDGMCRFTTQPTVASPRPVEKIGCLLHPEKIGIIGVSSLRRNFGRIILDNILAEGYQQENVVIIREGEKEIGGVSCVASFADLEEPLDLLIVAIAAPQVPGLVEEVTRLGCARSVMLIPGGLGETEESRERAREVIRLIDESHGADGPVFLGANCMGVISRPGRYDTWFIPEEKLPKIREGKYHRAALISQSGAFMLHRSHQCPQLNPAYMISMGNQTDLTLGDMVHYFKDREEVDVIAIYAEGFSDLDGLSFCRAVRQAVCNGKTVIFYKAGRTEEGKAATSGHTASLAGDYMVCENCVHQAGAIVARNFTEFQDLFFLAETLHDKKINGNRLAAISGAGFEAVGMADSIDSDEFHMHLAEFSENTRSRITYLLEEKKLFSLVTLTNPLDITPMADDETHALVAGVVAEDEGVDGIVISLDPLSPVTCTLAGPGAGKYDMNQEEAVRNRIERLVASCEKPVVTVVDGGRLYDPLRDALADRGVPVFPVCDRAVAALSLYMQGRLEVQDLSESGN, from the coding sequence ATGGATCTTTCAATTGATTTTGCAGGAATTACGGAACTCATGCATGGAGCCCATGGAGAGGGGAGAAGTTTTCTTTTTGAATATGAAGTGTATTCGTTGCTTTCAAGGTCGGGTGCGGAAACACCACCGAAATCAATTTTTTTACCAAGGGGAGCGCGTTTTTCCGATGAGGAACTGATGGCTCTTCCGGGAGAAAAAGTCGTTCTGAAAATTGTCTCTCCCAATATTATACATAAAACTGAGGTGGGTGGAGTCCGGATTATTGACAAAAGACCTGAAAAAATTCGCTCGGCTGTCAGGAGGATGCTCTACGAGGTTCCAGAAAATTACGCTGGGTGGATAGATAATAACAGAGAAGCCTCACCCCCATGTTACCGGGAGCTGTCCGGTGATAAGCTGGAGGAGGCGATCAGTGCTGATCTCAAGGGTATTCTGCTCGTCCAGTTCATGCCACCTGATTCCATGGCTTTCGGTAATGAGCTGATTGTAGGCCTGAGGCACACGCGGGAGTTCGGTATGGTGATCAGTGCAGGACTCGGCGGAACGGATGCTGAACTGTATGCGGAACGGTTTCGCAAAGGGCAGGCTATAGTTGCGGCGCTGACCGAAATGAATGACGGTCATTCCTTTTTTGAACTGTTTAAACCAACCATTGCCTATAAAAAACTGACGGGGCTGACCCGTGGCCAGCGAAGGGTTGTGACCAATGAACAACTGATAGAATGTTTTGATTCCTTTATCCGCATGGCCAACTATTATTCTCCATCCAATCTGGAAAGCCCGTATGTGATCGAGGAACTGGAAGTCAATCCCTTTGCCTTTACAGATTATCTCATGGTACCTCTTGATGGTATGTGCAGGTTTACCACACAGCCGACTGTGGCCTCACCGAGGCCTGTGGAAAAAATCGGCTGTCTGCTGCATCCGGAGAAAATCGGCATTATCGGTGTTTCCTCCCTGCGCAGAAATTTTGGTCGGATTATTCTCGATAATATTCTGGCGGAAGGTTATCAGCAGGAAAACGTGGTAATTATCCGGGAAGGTGAAAAGGAGATAGGGGGCGTATCATGTGTCGCGTCTTTTGCTGATCTGGAGGAACCACTGGATCTATTGATCGTGGCCATTGCAGCCCCACAGGTTCCCGGCCTGGTGGAGGAGGTGACCCGTCTTGGCTGTGCCCGAAGTGTCATGCTGATTCCTGGTGGTCTCGGTGAGACCGAGGAAAGTCGGGAAAGGGCCAGAGAAGTGATCAGGCTGATTGACGAATCCCATGGGGCTGACGGTCCGGTTTTCCTCGGGGCAAACTGCATGGGTGTTATCTCCAGGCCGGGAAGATATGATACCTGGTTTATTCCCGAAGAAAAATTACCGAAGATACGAGAGGGAAAATATCATCGGGCAGCGCTTATCAGTCAGAGTGGTGCTTTCATGCTCCATCGCAGCCACCAGTGCCCCCAGCTTAATCCGGCATATATGATATCCATGGGCAATCAGACCGATCTGACATTGGGGGATATGGTCCATTATTTCAAAGACAGGGAAGAGGTTGACGTGATCGCTATTTATGCTGAAGGGTTTTCCGATCTGGATGGTCTCTCTTTCTGCAGGGCGGTTCGGCAGGCAGTCTGTAACGGCAAGACGGTAATTTTTTACAAGGCGGGCAGGACGGAGGAGGGTAAGGCTGCAACCAGCGGACACACTGCCTCCCTTGCCGGAGATTATATGGTCTGTGAGAATTGTGTGCATCAGGCGGGCGCTATTGTCGCCAGGAATTTCACGGAATTCCAGGATCTGTTTTTTCTTGCGGAAACCCTGCATGACAAGAAAATTAATGGGAACAGACTGGCAGCAATCAGTGGAGCCGGATTTGAGGCGGTGGGAATGGCGGATTCGATCGATTCAGATGAGTTTCATATGCACCTTGCAGAGTTTAGTGAGAATACCAGGTCCAGGATCACATATCTCCTGGAAGAGAAAAAACTCTTTTCTCTTGTTACTTTGACAAATCCCCTGGATATCACCCCTATGGCAGATGATGAAACTCACGCCCTGGTGGCCGGAGTTGTCGCAGAAGATGAAGGCGTGGACGGCATAGTTATCAGTCTTGATCCCCTTTCTCCGGTAACCTGTACCCTGGCAGGACCTGGAGCAGGTAAGTATGATATGAATCAGGAAGAGGCTGTCAGAAACAGGATTGAGCGACTGGTAGCTTCCTGCGAGAAGCCGGTTGTCACTGTTGTTGACGGGGGAAGATTGTACGATCCCCTGCGGGATGCACTCGCAGATCGGGGAGTCCCTGTTTTTCCTGTATGCGACAGGGCTGTGGCTGCACTTTCTCTCTATATGCAGGGTCGGCTCGAAGTGCAGGACCTCAGTGAAAGTGGGAATTAA
- a CDS encoding pyruvate flavodoxin/ferredoxin oxidoreductase yields MGFCLGASMAGLKAMTATSGPGISLYSEQISFAIGGEIPLVIVDVQRLGPSTGSATKGADGDIQFLRWSNSGGLPVIVLAPVDVTDCYTLTVRAFNLSERFRCPVFLASNKETAMTRESVDLVSLQIPSVVNRNHCPPDREFLPFGPGGEKDVPYFLPLGGDRLVRQTSSTHDEYGYITGDTETIARGIRRMENKLLGAINSLSLFEYDRDDSADTLLIVYGVTARAARVAVQRIRDAGGAVSLLILKTLFPVPEKTIQRCIADAERVMVIEMNLGQYVREIERLAGSKPVEFHGRMDGKLISPAAMCEVMGL; encoded by the coding sequence ATCGGATTTTGTCTCGGAGCATCCATGGCTGGCCTGAAAGCCATGACAGCAACATCAGGTCCGGGAATAAGTCTTTACAGCGAGCAGATCTCTTTTGCCATTGGCGGAGAGATTCCCCTGGTCATTGTTGATGTGCAGCGTCTCGGCCCATCCACAGGATCAGCCACAAAAGGAGCTGACGGTGATATACAGTTTCTCCGTTGGAGTAACAGTGGAGGGCTTCCGGTTATTGTACTGGCCCCTGTGGATGTGACGGATTGTTATACCCTGACTGTCCGGGCTTTTAATCTTTCTGAACGATTTCGCTGTCCGGTATTTCTGGCTTCCAATAAAGAGACAGCAATGACCAGGGAAAGTGTAGACCTTGTTTCGCTTCAGATTCCGAGTGTTGTCAACAGAAATCATTGTCCGCCGGACAGAGAGTTTTTACCATTCGGGCCTGGTGGGGAGAAAGATGTCCCGTATTTTCTGCCCCTTGGAGGGGACAGGCTGGTGAGACAGACATCTTCCACCCACGATGAATACGGGTATATTACTGGAGATACGGAAACAATCGCCCGTGGGATCAGGCGAATGGAAAACAAGCTGCTTGGAGCCATTAACAGCCTGTCCCTGTTTGAGTATGACCGGGATGATTCAGCTGATACACTGCTTATTGTCTACGGAGTAACAGCGCGTGCTGCCAGGGTAGCAGTGCAGAGAATACGGGATGCTGGCGGTGCTGTTTCTCTTCTGATTCTTAAAACACTTTTTCCTGTACCGGAAAAAACTATTCAACGTTGTATTGCTGATGCAGAAAGGGTCATGGTTATTGAAATGAATCTTGGCCAGTATGTCAGAGAAATAGAGAGGCTGGCTGGAAGCAAGCCTGTAGAATTCCATGGACGGATGGATGGTAAACTCATCAGTCCTGCTGCCATGTGTGAGGTGATGGGATTATGA
- the lat gene encoding L-lysine 6-transaminase: MNSADSIKTRIGRHLLADGMDIIVDLEKSKGCRLIDKRNGDEYLDCFSMFASMAVGFNHDDLLARQDQLGKIAIQKPSSSDIYSEPMAEFIDTFSSIAIPDYLPHLFLIEGGALAVENALKTAFDWKIRKNSAKGIRKETGTKIIHFRQAFHGRSGYTLSLTNTADPRKTALFPKFDWPRIINPKLTFPLDTTSLLEVKKLEKEALDAISTVIDREGADIAGLIIEPIQGEGGDNHFRDEFFRALRTLCDENEILLIMDEVQTGVGLTGKFWAHEHFTVRPDILCFGKKTQVCGILASARIDEVADNVFHEPSRINSTFGGNLIDMVRCSIILKIIRNNNLVDNAEKRGRELLNGLRTLCLDFPDQMSNARGRGLMCAFDLEDGKKRDRCLAHLLKEKILLAGCGEKSIRFRPHLIISCEEVEQLLQAIRKVMRKS; this comes from the coding sequence ATGAACTCAGCAGATTCCATAAAAACACGTATTGGCAGACATCTTCTAGCCGATGGCATGGACATTATTGTCGACCTGGAAAAGTCAAAAGGATGCCGGCTTATCGACAAACGCAACGGAGACGAATACCTGGACTGCTTTTCCATGTTTGCCTCAATGGCTGTCGGTTTCAACCATGATGATCTTCTGGCACGCCAGGATCAACTGGGAAAAATTGCCATCCAGAAACCATCCAGTTCGGACATCTATTCCGAGCCGATGGCAGAGTTTATTGATACCTTTTCCTCCATTGCCATACCGGACTATCTCCCCCATCTTTTCCTTATCGAAGGTGGCGCTCTGGCTGTAGAAAACGCTTTAAAGACAGCTTTTGACTGGAAAATCAGGAAAAATTCTGCAAAAGGTATCAGGAAGGAAACAGGTACAAAAATCATTCATTTCCGCCAGGCCTTCCATGGTCGTTCGGGATATACCCTCTCCCTGACCAATACGGCCGATCCACGGAAAACTGCTCTTTTCCCTAAATTTGACTGGCCAAGAATCATCAATCCCAAACTCACCTTCCCCCTGGACACCACTTCACTTCTGGAGGTAAAAAAGCTTGAAAAGGAGGCACTTGATGCGATTTCCACTGTGATCGACCGGGAAGGAGCAGATATTGCCGGTCTTATCATTGAACCAATCCAGGGAGAAGGCGGAGATAATCATTTCAGAGATGAGTTTTTCCGTGCTTTACGCACTCTCTGTGACGAGAACGAAATTCTCCTCATCATGGATGAAGTTCAGACCGGGGTTGGCCTTACAGGAAAATTCTGGGCCCATGAACACTTTACTGTCCGCCCGGATATCCTCTGCTTTGGCAAGAAAACACAGGTCTGTGGTATTCTCGCTTCTGCAAGAATTGATGAGGTGGCAGACAATGTATTCCACGAACCGAGCAGAATCAACTCCACCTTTGGCGGCAATCTTATCGACATGGTCAGATGTTCCATCATCCTGAAAATAATCAGGAATAATAACCTGGTTGATAATGCCGAAAAAAGAGGTCGAGAACTTCTGAACGGCCTTAGAACCCTGTGCCTTGACTTTCCTGACCAGATGAGCAACGCCAGGGGACGCGGACTGATGTGTGCTTTTGACCTCGAAGATGGTAAAAAGCGTGACCGCTGCCTCGCACATCTTCTGAAAGAAAAAATACTGCTTGCGGGTTGTGGAGAAAAAAGTATACGATTCCGGCCTCATCTGATAATTTCCTGTGAAGAGGTTGAACAACTGCTCCAGGCTATCAGAAAAGTAATGAGAAAGAGCTGA
- the amaB gene encoding L-piperidine-6-carboxylate dehydrogenase, which yields MDFLKTLGIGSSIPGCSSGRIWLSRKKRKKIQAYSPVDGEIFAKVSRATAKDYDKIVKTAQKAFEEWRTTPAPARGEIIRQIGLQLRDFKQPLGKLISYETGKPLQEGLGEVQELIDICDFCVGQSRMLYGMTTVSERPNHRLFEQYHPLGPIAIITAFNFPMAVWGWNAMVAAVCGNVCIWKPSSKAVVSAVALQMVISRVLGKNHLPEGLFSLVIGNGKSIGETILEDQRIPLVSFTGSIPAGRHVSEKVASRLGKTILELGGNNAIILTEHADLKLALPAIVFGAIGTSGQRCTTTRRLIIHESIYQDIKKRLVTAYKSLKTGDPLIEKNHMGPLIDKGAVKNFQKAVRLIKKQGGSILFGGNCLPKGKKFPSGCYVEPTLAEVRNDMDIVQEETFAPILYLMKYKGDIHEAIAMNNDVAMGLSSSIFSTHHGQIETFLSAVGSDCGIANVNIGTSGAEIGGAFGGEKDTGGGRESGSDAWKNYMRRQTVTVNYGSDLPLAQGIQFDL from the coding sequence ATGGACTTTCTTAAAACCCTCGGTATTGGTTCCAGCATACCTGGTTGCTCCAGCGGAAGAATCTGGCTTTCACGCAAGAAACGAAAAAAAATTCAGGCATATTCTCCCGTTGATGGTGAAATTTTTGCCAAGGTGTCTCGCGCTACAGCAAAAGATTATGATAAAATCGTAAAAACTGCCCAAAAGGCATTTGAGGAATGGCGAACAACCCCTGCCCCAGCCCGGGGCGAAATCATCAGGCAGATCGGGTTACAACTTCGTGATTTCAAACAGCCATTGGGCAAACTGATCTCCTATGAAACAGGAAAGCCGTTGCAGGAAGGTCTGGGCGAAGTTCAGGAACTGATAGACATCTGTGATTTCTGCGTTGGCCAGTCAAGAATGCTCTACGGCATGACAACAGTTTCAGAGCGGCCAAACCATCGCCTTTTTGAACAGTATCATCCACTGGGGCCAATCGCCATCATCACTGCCTTTAATTTTCCCATGGCCGTGTGGGGATGGAACGCCATGGTAGCAGCAGTCTGTGGCAATGTCTGCATCTGGAAACCTTCATCAAAAGCAGTTGTCTCGGCGGTTGCACTGCAGATGGTAATCTCCAGAGTACTTGGCAAGAATCATCTTCCCGAAGGCCTTTTTTCACTGGTTATCGGAAATGGAAAAAGTATTGGTGAAACAATACTGGAAGATCAGCGCATCCCCTTGGTATCATTCACAGGCTCCATTCCTGCCGGTCGCCATGTTTCTGAAAAAGTGGCCAGCCGCCTGGGCAAAACCATTCTTGAGCTCGGCGGCAATAATGCGATCATTCTCACAGAACATGCTGACCTGAAACTTGCCCTGCCGGCTATCGTTTTCGGGGCAATCGGCACATCTGGTCAACGCTGTACGACGACACGACGTCTTATCATTCATGAATCAATCTACCAGGACATAAAAAAGAGACTGGTAACTGCCTATAAAAGCCTGAAAACCGGTGACCCCCTCATAGAAAAAAATCACATGGGTCCGTTGATTGATAAAGGCGCAGTAAAAAATTTCCAGAAAGCTGTCAGGCTGATTAAAAAACAGGGCGGCTCAATCCTCTTCGGCGGGAACTGCCTCCCGAAGGGGAAAAAATTCCCTTCAGGATGCTATGTTGAACCAACTCTTGCCGAAGTCAGAAACGATATGGACATTGTTCAGGAAGAGACCTTTGCGCCCATCCTGTATCTTATGAAATACAAGGGGGATATTCATGAAGCAATTGCCATGAACAACGATGTGGCAATGGGACTCTCCTCTTCTATTTTCAGTACACACCATGGGCAGATTGAGACCTTCCTGAGTGCTGTAGGTTCGGATTGCGGCATAGCCAACGTCAATATCGGTACATCCGGGGCTGAAATCGGTGGCGCATTTGGTGGAGAAAAAGATACGGGTGGAGGAAGAGAGTCAGGTTCTGATGCCTGGAAAAACTATATGCGCAGGCAGACCGTTACTGTCAATTACGGTTCCGACCTGCCCCTCGCCCAGGGAATTCAATTCGATCTGTGA
- the uvrC gene encoding excinuclease ABC subunit UvrC: MFPENVTESAPHAPGVYLMLDSRSTVLYVGKAKDLFKRLSSYARFSGAEHNKTTIMLSRVKKVDTIITSTEKEALILEASLIKKHRPKYNIILRDDKNYPYIRVTVEEEWPRVMMVRKKKRDNARYFGPFSSSSAMWATLKLISTLFPLRNCKGSRLKKRKRPCLNNQIGKCLAPCTGTADRKLYLEHVNNILLLLEGRNRDLTVRLKKKMLLAADRLQFEKAATLRDQISALSRTLEKQIISASHSRDQDVFGFARQGAAVTIAILFIRNGLLNGSRTFFISDSYGDDQSILAQALTQFYDMDAVPPGEILLPFSPADLQLIQAHFHDRTGKKSILKIPKRGDNLKLVAMADTNARQLFEEKEKKEKSWQGLCKAMEKKLHLKRIPEKIECLDISNIGGKQAVGSLVHFLKGEPDKRNFRHFRIKTVEGPDDYAMMREVLMRRLSRGIKEDNLPDLFMVDGGRGQLGMALAVAVELGITEELDWIGIAKEKKDEGEKLYKPGRKNPLLLRSHDPVLLYLMRIRDESHRYGITFHRKLRKKATITSELDAIPGIGEAKKKSLLRHMGSLKRIKTATVEELQEVKGIGTELAKEINSHFH; the protein is encoded by the coding sequence ATGTTTCCTGAAAATGTGACAGAATCTGCACCCCATGCACCAGGTGTCTACCTGATGCTGGACAGCAGATCGACTGTTCTTTATGTGGGTAAAGCCAAGGATCTGTTCAAACGGCTCTCCTCTTATGCACGTTTTTCCGGAGCAGAACATAACAAAACTACAATAATGCTTTCCAGGGTGAAAAAGGTTGACACCATTATCACCTCAACAGAAAAAGAAGCACTTATTCTGGAAGCATCACTGATAAAAAAGCACAGACCGAAATACAATATCATACTCAGGGATGACAAGAACTATCCCTATATCCGTGTCACTGTTGAGGAAGAGTGGCCCAGGGTCATGATGGTGAGAAAAAAAAAACGGGACAACGCAAGGTATTTCGGTCCCTTTTCCTCATCGTCAGCCATGTGGGCCACTCTGAAACTGATCTCCACCCTCTTTCCCTTGCGAAACTGCAAGGGAAGCAGGCTGAAAAAAAGGAAACGTCCCTGCCTGAACAACCAGATAGGAAAATGTCTGGCTCCATGTACGGGCACTGCCGACAGAAAACTCTACCTTGAGCATGTCAACAATATTCTCCTCCTGCTGGAAGGTCGAAACAGAGATCTTACAGTACGGCTGAAAAAAAAGATGCTGTTGGCGGCAGACAGGCTGCAGTTTGAGAAAGCGGCGACACTGCGGGACCAGATATCGGCCCTTTCCCGTACACTCGAAAAACAGATCATCTCGGCCAGCCATTCCAGGGACCAGGATGTGTTCGGTTTTGCCCGGCAGGGAGCTGCTGTTACCATCGCTATTCTCTTTATCCGAAACGGGCTCCTCAACGGCTCCAGAACTTTTTTTATCAGTGACTCCTATGGAGATGACCAGTCAATTCTCGCCCAGGCCCTGACCCAGTTTTATGATATGGACGCAGTTCCGCCCGGAGAAATCCTCCTGCCCTTTTCTCCCGCCGACCTTCAACTCATCCAGGCCCATTTCCATGACAGGACTGGAAAAAAATCCATCCTGAAAATCCCGAAACGCGGCGATAATCTCAAACTGGTGGCCATGGCGGACACCAACGCCCGTCAACTCTTCGAGGAGAAGGAAAAAAAGGAAAAATCATGGCAGGGCCTCTGTAAAGCCATGGAGAAGAAACTTCACCTCAAACGAATACCGGAAAAAATTGAATGTCTGGACATCTCCAATATCGGTGGGAAACAGGCCGTCGGTTCCCTTGTTCATTTTCTAAAGGGAGAACCGGATAAAAGAAATTTCCGCCATTTCAGAATCAAAACAGTTGAAGGACCGGATGACTATGCCATGATGAGAGAAGTCTTGATGAGACGCCTGTCACGGGGAATCAAGGAAGACAATCTTCCTGATCTCTTCATGGTAGACGGAGGCCGTGGTCAGCTTGGCATGGCTCTGGCTGTAGCGGTAGAACTCGGCATCACTGAAGAACTGGACTGGATAGGTATTGCCAAGGAAAAAAAAGATGAAGGGGAAAAACTCTACAAACCCGGCAGAAAGAATCCCCTTCTCTTACGCTCCCATGACCCGGTCCTTCTCTATCTCATGAGAATTCGGGATGAATCCCACCGGTACGGGATAACATTCCACAGAAAACTGCGCAAAAAAGCAACCATCACCTCCGAACTTGACGCAATACCGGGTATCGGCGAAGCAAAAAAGAAAAGCCTCCTCCGCCATATGGGCAGTCTCAAACGGATTAAGACAGCTACAGTAGAGGAATTGCAGGAAGTAAAAGGTATCGGCACGGAACTGGCAAAAGAAATTAATTCCCACTTTCACTGA